In the genome of bacterium, the window TAAATCATAGTGAAGGGGAATATGTAAATAAAGAAGGAAATCACATAAATGGACTTGTCCAAAGGCTCCCCTCGGGCGTAGACCCAACGGCCGAGCCTGTGGATTTGATATTTTTGAAAATATGTTTTACAATATTTTTAGGTAAGTAAAAATAATTAAATTTAGTGGCTAAAATTAAAGATAATCCAAAAATAAGTACTTTTTGGTATTTTAATATATGTTAATTGTAGTTAAATAGAAAATATTAATTAAACAATTATTCGGGATAAAAAAATATGAGAAACACAATTTATTTAAATGATGGATGGAAATTATGTTGGAGGTCTTTTAGAGATGAAAAAGATATTGATAAACTTACAACGGGCTCTACTGATGATTGGATTTCTGCGACTGTTCCTGGGGATGTTCATATTGATTTATTAAAAAACGGTATTGGTCCTGATTTTTATTATGGATTAAATGCAGATTTATGGAGATGGGTTGAAGAAAAAGATTGGTGGTATAGAACTGAAATAAATACTCCAAATATTCAACATAATGAAGTTGTTCATATAATTTTTGAAGGAGTAGATACATTCTCAACAATTTTCATAAATGGTGAGAAAATAATTACAAATAAAAATATGTTCACACCAATAGAAATTGATATAACCCAATATTGTAAAAAATATCAAAATATAAAAATTGCAGTTAAAATATCTTCTCCTATTTTTTCAGTTGATGTAAATAAAGACCAAAAAATTGTTGATTCAAATTTACCAAGAATGTTTGCAAGAAAAGCACAATATAATTATGGATGGGATATTGCTCCAAGGTTAATTAGTATTGGAATATGGAGACCTGTCAGAATAGAAACATATAATTGTGGTCGAATAAAGGACTTCTGGATAACAATAAAAAAATTAGATAAAAAAAAATCTATTTTAGAATGTGAATGTGAAATAGAATATTTTAAGCAAATAGAAAATGGGGAAGTTAAAATAGAAATATTTGAAGGAGCAATTGATGGACAAGGAAATAAAATAATAGAAACTTCAAAAAAAATATCTTCTAAAAATTTTCCTTTAAAAATATCAATAAATCTAAAGAATCCCAAAATATGGTGGCCAAATGGTTTTGGAGAACAGAATCTTTATTCATATATTGTTAGTTTAAAAAAAGATGGAAAAATTATTGATGAAAAACGAGGAAATTTTGGGATTAAAAAAATTGAGTTAATACAGGAGAAGTTATCTAAAAGTGAGAGGTCTTTTTATTTTAAAATAAATAACAAAAAAATTTTTATAAAAGGGCTTAACTGGACACCATTAGATGCTTTACCTGGGAGTATAGAAAATGAAAAATATGAAAAAGTAATAAAACTTGTTAAAAATATAAATGCAAATATGTTAAGAGTTTGGGGTGGAGGAATATACGAACCAGATATCTTTTATGATTTATGTGATAAATATGGAATTATGATATGGCAGGACTTTATGTTTGCATGCGGTAGATATCCTGAAAACAAAGAATTTTTAAATGAAGTTAAAGATGAAGCAACTTATGTAATAAAAAGATTAAGAAAACATGTATGTATTTCTTTATGGTGTGGTGGAAATGAAAATGATACATTTAGATATTGGGAAGATGGACACAATTATATAAAACATAAATGTAGAAATGTGTTAAAAAAAGTATGGGAAAAACTAAATACTCAAACTCCTTTTATTCCTGATAGCCCATTTTCACCGTCAGAAAATGACCCCAATGATGATAAAGAAGGTGATGTTCATCTATGGGCTCATGGGAAAAGTTATAAAGATAATTTTTATATAAAGAAGAGACCAAAGTTTGTAAGTGAAATTGGACATATATCTGTTCCTGATAAAAAAACACTT includes:
- a CDS encoding glycoside hydrolase family 2 TIM barrel-domain containing protein, whose product is MRNTIYLNDGWKLCWRSFRDEKDIDKLTTGSTDDWISATVPGDVHIDLLKNGIGPDFYYGLNADLWRWVEEKDWWYRTEINTPNIQHNEVVHIIFEGVDTFSTIFINGEKIITNKNMFTPIEIDITQYCKKYQNIKIAVKISSPIFSVDVNKDQKIVDSNLPRMFARKAQYNYGWDIAPRLISIGIWRPVRIETYNCGRIKDFWITIKKLDKKKSILECECEIEYFKQIENGEVKIEIFEGAIDGQGNKIIETSKKISSKNFPLKISINLKNPKIWWPNGFGEQNLYSYIVSLKKDGKIIDEKRGNFGIKKIELIQEKLSKSERSFYFKINNKKIFIKGLNWTPLDALPGSIENEKYEKVIKLVKNINANMLRVWGGGIYEPDIFYDLCDKYGIMIWQDFMFACGRYPENKEFLNEVKDEATYVIKRLRKHVCISLWCGGNENDTFRYWEDGHNYIKHKCRNVLKKVWEKLNTQTPFIPDSPFSPSENDPNDDKEGDVHLWAHGKSYKDNFYIKKRPKFVSEIGHISVPDKKTLLSFIPDEKLWPVFNEYWYYHSSDTLRVGWKYRINSLFNSIKANNLPQPENIDQLIEITQNLQAEAYKFWVEFYSSIPDCGGILLWNVCDCWPQISDSIITYSLTPKKAYYKVKEIFKKAEY